Below is a window of Stappia sp. DNA.
GAGGGTCAGGAGATCCGTCATCGGGCTCCACCGAAGGCGGATGTGACGCGGCCGTGGTCAGGCCGCCGCGTCACACCCGGTCGGTCTCGGGCTGGATCAGCCGCCGTAGACGTCGAAGTCGAAGTACTTCGCCTGGATTTCCTGATAGGTACCGTTCTCGCGGATCGCCTTGATCGCCGCGTTGAACATCTCCTTGAGCTCGTCCTCGCCCTTGCGGATGGCGATGCCGGCGCCCGCGCCGTTGATCACCGGATCCGGGGTCAGCGTGCCGAGGATCTTGCAGCAGGCGCCGTCTTCGGTGGCGAGCCATTCCGAAAGCACGACGACGTCGTCGATCACCGCGTCGAGACGGCCGGACACCAGATCGAGCTTGTATTCGTCGGGCGTGGGATAGAGCTTCAGGTCGGCGGAGGAGAGCTTTTCCTCGGCGTAGTTGGAGTGCGTTGTGGAGGACTGCGCACCGAGCAGCACGCCGTCGAGCTCGGCGTCGGTGGTACCGGTCAGCGCGCTGTCCTTCGGCACGGCGATGGCCGGCGGGGTGTTGTAGTACTTGTTGGTGAAGTCGACTTTCTGCAGCCGCTCCTCGGTGATCGACATGGACGCGATCACCGCGTCGAACTTGCCCGCCTGCAGCGCCGGGATCATGCCGTCCCAGTCCTGCGTGATGAATTCGCACTCGACCTTCATCTCGGCGCAAAGCGCGTTGGCGATGTCGATGTCGAAGCCGACGAGCTGGCCGTCGGCCGTCAGCGTGTTGAACGGCGGATAGGCGCCCTCGGTGCCGATGCGCACCTTGGACCAGTCATTCGCCTGGGCGCCGCCGACGGCCGCAACCACGAGCGCGGCCGCCGCCGCCAGTTTCATGAAACGCATGTTGGATGTCCCCTGTCGCTCTGGATCTCGTCGCTTTGGATCTTGTTGCTCTGGTG
It encodes the following:
- a CDS encoding ABC transporter substrate-binding protein, which encodes MRFMKLAAAAALVVAAVGGAQANDWSKVRIGTEGAYPPFNTLTADGQLVGFDIDIANALCAEMKVECEFITQDWDGMIPALQAGKFDAVIASMSITEERLQKVDFTNKYYNTPPAIAVPKDSALTGTTDAELDGVLLGAQSSTTHSNYAEEKLSSADLKLYPTPDEYKLDLVSGRLDAVIDDVVVLSEWLATEDGACCKILGTLTPDPVINGAGAGIAIRKGEDELKEMFNAAIKAIRENGTYQEIQAKYFDFDVYGG